The Streptomyces sp. NBC_01353 genome contains a region encoding:
- a CDS encoding SMI1/KNR4 family protein produces the protein MEGADEPDGYRPGMTQEFDLAASLAGGVDGRSGAWNFIQGFAAHWVGALESGDGWAEADLVAAEDRLGVRLPAALREAYLLFGRRRDLTSNHDVLLGPAELYVDDAKEALVFRHENQGAASWGVLLDSLQDEDPAVFIRLDLADKSAERWEGWLERLSLCFVEIVLSEFLQADGDLCDFLDPDDDSVGLLDSNAVRLPFPAYPIGEDEHGTRWFLGQDVLLRDDGMAILARGRTAEDLDRVRDLIPGDWLNDYR, from the coding sequence GTGGAGGGGGCTGACGAGCCGGACGGATATCGTCCTGGCATGACACAAGAGTTCGATCTTGCTGCGTCTCTCGCCGGAGGCGTCGACGGCCGCAGTGGTGCGTGGAACTTCATCCAGGGCTTCGCCGCCCATTGGGTCGGCGCCCTTGAGAGTGGTGACGGGTGGGCGGAGGCCGATCTGGTCGCTGCCGAGGACAGGCTGGGCGTCAGGCTCCCGGCGGCGTTGCGCGAGGCGTATCTGCTGTTCGGGCGCCGCCGGGACCTCACCAGCAACCACGATGTGCTGCTCGGTCCTGCAGAGCTGTATGTGGACGACGCCAAGGAGGCGTTGGTCTTCCGTCACGAGAACCAGGGAGCCGCGTCCTGGGGCGTCCTCCTCGACAGCCTCCAGGATGAAGATCCTGCTGTGTTCATCCGGCTTGACCTTGCCGACAAGAGCGCCGAGCGATGGGAGGGTTGGCTGGAGCGTCTGTCCCTCTGCTTCGTCGAGATAGTTCTGTCCGAGTTCCTTCAGGCCGATGGAGACCTCTGCGACTTCCTCGACCCGGATGACGACAGCGTGGGGCTGCTGGACTCGAACGCCGTCCGGCTGCCGTTCCCTGCGTATCCCATCGGGGAGGACGAGCACGGAACCCGGTGGTTCCTCGGACAGGACGTGCTGTTGCGTGACGACGGCATGGCCATTCTGGCCCGCGGCCGGACAGCGGAGGACCTCGACCGCGTTCGTGACCTGATCCCGGGCGACTGGCTCAACGACTATCGCTGA
- a CDS encoding TetR/AcrR family transcriptional regulator, which produces MSKQEKTARGVGTKGMPRKDRELLILDAAAEEFGAKGYVRGSTAVVAARAGISKPMIYEYFGSKDGLYLACLDRAGSRLVAAVESAQDGSPDVARAARTMEAIFRALESSLHDWELVYDTTVAAGSDLHAAATVYRRELNRMGAVGVADVLGASQATDPLDADLVTHLWYGTVSSVVGWWRHHPEQTADEMTARFQRVFAALFMQDRSNHP; this is translated from the coding sequence ATGAGCAAGCAGGAGAAGACCGCGCGCGGTGTGGGCACCAAGGGCATGCCCCGCAAGGACCGCGAACTGCTGATCCTGGACGCGGCGGCGGAGGAGTTCGGCGCCAAGGGCTACGTACGCGGGTCGACCGCGGTCGTGGCGGCGCGGGCAGGGATCAGCAAGCCCATGATCTACGAGTACTTCGGGTCCAAGGACGGTCTCTACCTGGCCTGCCTGGACCGCGCAGGCTCCCGCCTCGTCGCAGCGGTCGAATCGGCGCAGGACGGGTCACCGGACGTCGCGCGCGCCGCGCGCACCATGGAGGCCATCTTCCGAGCGCTCGAATCGAGCCTGCACGACTGGGAACTCGTCTACGACACCACCGTGGCGGCCGGCAGCGACCTCCATGCCGCAGCCACGGTGTACCGGCGGGAACTCAACCGCATGGGGGCAGTCGGCGTGGCCGACGTCCTCGGCGCCTCACAGGCCACCGACCCACTCGATGCCGACCTCGTCACGCACCTTTGGTACGGGACGGTGAGTTCCGTGGTCGGTTGGTGGCGGCACCATCCCGAGCAGACCGCCGACGAGATGACCGCGCGATTCCAAAGGGTCTTCGCGGCCCTCTTCATGCAGGACCGATCGAACCACCCTTGA